GTTGTGATTGTGAGCACGGACACCGGCATTCGGGAGATTCCGCCGCTCATCGCCCGGGCCGCCAAGACGCTGGGAGCGTCGGGTGCTAGATATTTTTGGTTCGTCGTGGTTCCGGCGGCGATCCCGAAGATCGTCGATGGGCTGCGCCTGGCCTGGGCGTTTGGATGGCGAGCCCTCATGGCCGGAGAATTGTTCACCTCGGTCCATGGGCTCGGTGGCTTGCTGAATCAAGTGGTCAAAACGCAGGACATGACGGTGCTGCTCGCCCTCATGACGCTGATCGCCGGCATCGGCATCGGGGTCGATGCGCTGTTTAAGGGGCTCCAACACCGCGTCTGGGTGCGATGGGGTCTTGTATAGCACCAATGGTTCGAATTTCTCAGCGGTTGTATCGGGAGATCATCGCGCATTGCCAGAGCCGGTACCCGAAAGAAGCGTGCGGGCTCTTGGCGGGGGCGGCGGCGCCACGAGCGGGACAGGCCGGGGCCCGCCCCGGCTCGTGTCGGGCCGGGGACGTGGTGCAGGTCTATCCGATGACGAATGTCGAAGACAGCCCGATCGGCTATGCGATGGATCCGAAGGAACAGTTGCAGAACGAACGGCAGATGCGAAGCCGCAACCAGCGGTTGGTCGGTATTTATCACTCGCATACGGCCAGCCCGGCCTATCCTTCGTCGGTGGATGTGGGGCTGGCGATCTCGCCGGAGGTGTCGTACGTGCTGGTGTCGCTGCAGGACCGCGCGCATCCGGCGCTGAAGAGCTTCCGCATCGACGGCCAGCAGATTACGGCTGAAGAGGCGATCATTGAGGACGGGCCATGCGGACACACGTAATGGCTGAGACAACGGTTGACGTCAGGGACATGCTCTGCGCGCAGGCCTTGGCCGTGGTCGCGCGGGCGGCTCAACCGCTTCACGCAGGGCACACCCTGAAGATTCTGGCGAATGCCGAGGATGTCCGCCATGACCTGATCGTGTGGGCTGGGGCCCGCGGCTATCTGGTCGCACGCGACGGTCACGTCCTCAGCTTGCGGAAGTGACAGGCACGTTTCAACGATGAATGGCGTCAAACAGAAAATCGCCGGCAGCGTCACCGAGCTGATCGGCAATACCCCGATGGTTCGCCTGCGGCGCATCGGCGGGCCGAAGGACGCCACGATCTTGGCGAAGCTCGAGTCGTTCAATCCTGGCGGCAGTGTCAAGGACCGCATCTGCCTGGCGATGGTTGAAGACGCCGAGGCGCGCGGGCTGCTCAAGCCTGGGGCGACGGTGGTGGAGCCGACCTCCGGCAACACCGGCATCGGCTTGGCGATGATCTGCGCGGTCAGGGGCTACAAGGTCATTCTGACGATGCCGGAGACGATGAGCGCTGAGCGCATCCACCTGCTGAAACGCTACGGGGCCCAGCTCGTGCTCACCCCGGCGAAGGAAGGGATGATGGGCGCGGTGCGCCGCGCCGAAGCGATCGCCAAAGAGACCGCGCACGCCTTCATCCCGCAGCAGTTTCAGAATGCGGCCAATCCGGAAGCGCACCGGCGCACTACGGCCCAGGAAATTTTGCGGGCGACTGGCGGCGAGATCGACGCGTTCGTGGCCGGCGTGGGCACCGGCGGCACGATCACCGGGGTCGGAGAAGTCTTGAAAAAACGGCTGCCAAAGGTCAGAATAGTGGCGGTTGAGCCGAAGAAATCGCCTGTCCTTTCCGGCGGCCAGCCAGGCCCTCATATGATTCAAGGGATCGGTGCTGGCTTTGTGCCTCAAGTCCTGAATCGCAGCGTCATCGATGAGATCCTCGCCGTCGAGGATGAGGCGGCCTACGAGATGTCGCGGCGGCTGGCGAAAGACGAGGGGTTATGCATGGGCATGTCCTCCGGGGCGGCCTGCTGGGGCGCGGTGAAAGTGGCGAAAGAGCTGGGCAGCGGCAAGACGGTCGTGACGGTGTTTCCGGATACCGGCGAGCGCTATTTCAGCCTCGCGCCGCTGTTTGACGAGTAACCTCGGGGGGCGCATGGATTCTGCCAAGCGGGTCTTGCGGGTGGATCAGTCGGTGGATGCGCGCAGCAGCGAAGGGCCGTCAGTGTACCAGCGGGCCGTCGAGACATTGCAGACGATGGCCGAAGAAGACGTGCTGGAGCTCCTCATCGACGAAGGCGAGCCGCTGCGCACGATTCCGTTTGCGTTGCGCGCCGAAGGCCATGAGATCCTCATCAGCGAACCGGCCCAACCCGGCGTTCGATTGCTTGTCAGGAAACGATCACTTCTTACCTAAAGAGCGATATCAGATATCGAGTTCGATATCTGATATCGTCTGGAAACGATGAGCTATGTCTTAGGCCTCAAATGCCGAGAGTGCGGGCGCCTCTATCCCAAAGAGGTCATCAATGTCTGCGAGTACTGCTTTGGGAGCATCGAGGTCGACTACGACTACGAGGCGATCCGCCGCGTGCTCACGCGAGCGGCGATCGCTTCGCGCCCGCAGTCGTTATGGCGCTACCGCGAGCTGCTGCCGATCGAAGGCGAGCCGACGGTCGGCTTAACCTCCGGTTTCACCCCGCTGTTTCGCGCCAACCGGCTGGCGGAAGTCCTTGGTGTGCGCGAGCTCTACATTAAAGACGATTCGGTCTCCCATCCGACGCTGTCGTTTAAAGATCGCGTGGTCTCGGTCGCGCTGACGCGCGCCAAGGAGCTAGGATTTGACACGGTGGCGTGCGCCTCGACCGGCAACCTCGCCAATGCGGTTTCGGCCCACGCGGCGAAGGCCGGGCTCAAATGTTACGTGTTCATTCCGGCGGACCTGGAAAGCGGCAAAGTGATCGCCTCGCTGATTTATCATCCGACGGTGGTGGCGGTTGAAGGGACGTATGATGACGTGAACCGCCTGTGCGCGGAACTCTCCGCAAAATATCCGTGGGCGTTTGTGAACGTGAACATCCGGCCGTATTACGCCGAAGGCTCCAAGAGCTACGGCTTCGAAGTCGCCGAGCAGCTCGGATGGAACACGCCGCAGCATATCGTGGTTCCGGCGGCGAGCGGCTCGCTGATCACCAAAATCTCTAAATCATTCAAAGAGCTCACTCAGCTTGGCATCATTCCGAAAGCGCGCACGAAGTTTTACGCGGCCCAAGCCGTGGGCTGCTCGCCGATTGTGCAGGCCATCAAAGAACAATCAGACATCGTCAAGCCGGTCAAGCCGAAGACCATCGCGAAGTCCCTGGCCATCGGCAATCCAGCCGATGGGTACTATGCGACCAAAGTGATTCTGGACGCCGGCGGGGGCGGGGACGCGGTGGCGGATGACGAGATCATCGATGCGATGCGGCTGCTGGCAGAAACCGAAGGCGTCTTCACCGAGACCGCCGGCGGGGTCACACTCGGGGTGGCCAAAAAATTGATTGAGCAGGGGCAGATCCCGCGCGACGAGTCGATCGTGGTGTGCATCACCGGCAACGGGCTCAAAACCCTGGAGCCGCTGCAGGAGCGGCTGGATCGGGTGGGCAAGCCGGTGCACATCAAGCCGAGTATGGCCTCCTTTGAGGCCGCGCTGGGCGACCGGCTGGCGGGCCACGCAGCGAAACGGTAAACGCCAAGGCGATATCAGATATCGAATTCGATATCTGATATCGAGTTGAAGGAGGTTGAGCATGGCAGTGACGGTACGAATCCCCACGCCGCTGCAGCGGCTGACAAGCGGGCAGGGAGAAGTGTCGTGCGAAGGGAAGACCGTGACCGAGCTGTTGGCCGATTTGGAGAAGCGGCATCCCGGCATCAAGGAACGCATCTGCGATGAGCAAGGACAGCTGCGACGCTTCGTCAATGTGTTCGTCAATGAAGAAGACATTCGGTTTCTGAAGGGCGATCAGACCGCCGTGAAAGACGGCGACGAGGTGTCCATCATTCCCGCGATCGCCGGCGGCTAACCGCAAGAACGATATCAGATATCGAATTCGATATCTGATATCGCCTGAAAACCATGGGTTTATCCAAAGAGCAGATTGCGCGCTACAGCCGGCAGCTCATCTTGCCGGAGGTCGGCGTGAAGGGGCAGGAGCGGCTCAAGGAGTCCTCCGTGCTCATTGTCGGCGCCGGAGGGCTTGGCAGCCCGGCAGCGCTGTATCTGGCGGCGGCCGGTGTCGGCACCATCGGCATTGTCGATGAAGAGGCGGTGGCGATTGGCAATTTGCATCGGCAAATCCTGTATCGCACGGATGAGGTCGGCTGGCCCAAGAGCCTGACCGCGCAGGGGCGGCTCACGCGGTTGAATTCCGAGATTACCGTGCGGGCGATCCAGGGGCGCTTGACGGCGGCGAATGCGACCGAGCTGGTCTGCTCGGCCCACATCGTGCTCGACGGCTCGGATAATTTCGCCACCCGCTACCTGGTCAATGATGCCTGCGTGCTGCAGCGCAAGCCGCTCATCTACGGGGGCGTAGTGCGTCTTGACGGGCAGGTCCTGGCGATTCTGCCGAAACAGAGTGCGTGCTTCCGCTGCGTGTTTCCTGAGCCCCCGCAGGGCGGCGATATTCCCAATTGCCAGGAGGCCGGGGTGCTGGGATCCTGCGCTGGCGTCATCGGCACCGTGATGGCGCACGAGGCGTTGAAACTTCTGTTGGGGTTTGGCGAGGCGCTGACGGATCGGCTGCTCGTCTTTGACGGGCGGACGAGCCGTTTCCGAGAGACGCCGGTGCGCCGCAACCCGCAGTGCGCAGTCTGCGGCGACCACCCCACCATCACCGACATCAGACAGCAGACATCCCCGGCTCGAGCCGAGCCGGGGCGGGCAGACACCAGACCATGCCAGATCAACAACGAGGAGGGGCAATGCCGCGCAAGCAAGTGACGTTGATTTTCCCGCAGCACCTGATCAAAGAGCCGGTGATCTACATGATGGCCAAGGAATTTGATGTGGTGCCGAACATCCGCCGCGCGAAAGTCACGGAGAGCGTTGGCGAGGTCACCCTGGAGCTTGAAGGCGGCGAAGAGGGCCTCAAGAAAGCCGTCGCGTTCCTCGAGAAAAAGGGTGTCAAGGTCGAGCCGGTCGTCGGCGATGTTGTTTCATCATAATAATAACCAATACCCAAGCACCAAACGTTTGGAATTTGGTCATTGGTAATTCCGGCCCATGCCACATCGCCACGCCTCGCTCGCCCTCTGGCGCGATTACGCGCTGCTGGCGGCGGCACTCCTCCTGACCGGCCAGTGGATTGTCGTGCACGGCCTGCTGCGCCTTCCCTTCGGCCCGGTGCTGGAGACGCTGCTGCCAGGGCTGGCCATTTTCGGCTCGGCCGTCCTGCTCTCCTGGGCCGCCGAGCTCGCCCAGCTGGAGATTTCTCAAGCGCTGGCGCTGGCATTTCTCGCCTTGGTGGCGGTGCTGCCGGAATATGCGGTCGATATGTTCTTGGCCTGGAAGGCGGCGCACCATCCGGAATATACGGCTTTTGCCGCCGCCAACATGACCGGCTCCAACCGGCTCTTGATCGGCATGGGCTGGCCGGCGGTGCTGCTGGCGTTTTGGGCGCGCACCAAACGGCGCGAAATCCGGGTCGCCCCTTCGCAGCGGCTGGAAATCGCCACACTCTTCGTCGCCACCTGCTACGCGTTTCTGATCCCTCTCAAACGGACGCTGTCGCTGTGGGACACGCTAATACTCATCAGCTTGTTCATCGTGTATCTCCGCGCGGCGAGCCGTGGCCACATGGAGGAGCCGGGATTGGCCGGTCCGCCGGAGCGCATCGCGCTCTTGCCGAGGGGGTGGCGCCGGATAGCCACGCTGTTGCTGTTTCTGTTTCCGGCCGCGGCCATTGTCCTCTCGGCGGAGCCCTTCGCCAACGGGCTGCTCCAGAACGCGCGGCGCTTAGGGATCGAGGAGTTTATTCTGATTCAGTGGCTGGCCCCGCTGGCGTCGGAGTCTCCCGAGTTTATCGTCGCCATCATCTTTGCGCTGCGCCGCAACCCGACCGCGGGGTTGGGCACGCTGGTGTCGTCGAAAGTGAATCAATGGACGCTGCTCGTGGGCATGCTGCCGCTGGTCTACGCCGTCTCCGGGCGGTTCTGGCATCCGATGGCGCTGGATGCGCGGCAATGCGAAGAAATCTTTCTCACCGCGGCGCAATCGCTGCTTGCCCTGGTCGTGCTGGCGAATATGAGCTTCGGGCTCTGGGAAGCGCTGCTGCTGTTTGCGCTGTTTGCGCTGCAATTCGCGTTTCCAACACCGGAGGTCCGCGCCTGGCTGGCGGTCGGCTACGTGGTGATCGCGCTTGGCTATCTGGCGACCCCGCGGTTTCGGCGGTCGGTGGTTGAGCTCTTTCGGTTTGGCTGGCGTTAGCCGCGCAATCGCGTTATAATATTTTATAATGCCGCTTAAAGCCTCTACAAAGAAACCGCGCAACGCGCGACTCGCTTCAACCTTGGTCTCCGCGCTCAAGAAGAAAGCGG
This is a stretch of genomic DNA from Candidatus Omnitrophota bacterium. It encodes these proteins:
- a CDS encoding M67 family metallopeptidase, which encodes MVRISQRLYREIIAHCQSRYPKEACGLLAGAAAPRAGQAGARPGSCRAGDVVQVYPMTNVEDSPIGYAMDPKEQLQNERQMRSRNQRLVGIYHSHTASPAYPSSVDVGLAISPEVSYVLVSLQDRAHPALKSFRIDGQQITAEEAIIEDGPCGHT
- the cysK gene encoding cysteine synthase A is translated as MNGVKQKIAGSVTELIGNTPMVRLRRIGGPKDATILAKLESFNPGGSVKDRICLAMVEDAEARGLLKPGATVVEPTSGNTGIGLAMICAVRGYKVILTMPETMSAERIHLLKRYGAQLVLTPAKEGMMGAVRRAEAIAKETAHAFIPQQFQNAANPEAHRRTTAQEILRATGGEIDAFVAGVGTGGTITGVGEVLKKRLPKVRIVAVEPKKSPVLSGGQPGPHMIQGIGAGFVPQVLNRSVIDEILAVEDEAAYEMSRRLAKDEGLCMGMSSGAACWGAVKVAKELGSGKTVVTVFPDTGERYFSLAPLFDE
- a CDS encoding sulfurtransferase TusA family protein is translated as MDSAKRVLRVDQSVDARSSEGPSVYQRAVETLQTMAEEDVLELLIDEGEPLRTIPFALRAEGHEILISEPAQPGVRLLVRKRSLLT
- a CDS encoding threonine synthase, with protein sequence MSYVLGLKCRECGRLYPKEVINVCEYCFGSIEVDYDYEAIRRVLTRAAIASRPQSLWRYRELLPIEGEPTVGLTSGFTPLFRANRLAEVLGVRELYIKDDSVSHPTLSFKDRVVSVALTRAKELGFDTVACASTGNLANAVSAHAAKAGLKCYVFIPADLESGKVIASLIYHPTVVAVEGTYDDVNRLCAELSAKYPWAFVNVNIRPYYAEGSKSYGFEVAEQLGWNTPQHIVVPAASGSLITKISKSFKELTQLGIIPKARTKFYAAQAVGCSPIVQAIKEQSDIVKPVKPKTIAKSLAIGNPADGYYATKVILDAGGGGDAVADDEIIDAMRLLAETEGVFTETAGGVTLGVAKKLIEQGQIPRDESIVVCITGNGLKTLEPLQERLDRVGKPVHIKPSMASFEAALGDRLAGHAAKR
- a CDS encoding MoaD/ThiS family protein, yielding MAVTVRIPTPLQRLTSGQGEVSCEGKTVTELLADLEKRHPGIKERICDEQGQLRRFVNVFVNEEDIRFLKGDQTAVKDGDEVSIIPAIAGG
- a CDS encoding HesA/MoeB/ThiF family protein — protein: MGLSKEQIARYSRQLILPEVGVKGQERLKESSVLIVGAGGLGSPAALYLAAAGVGTIGIVDEEAVAIGNLHRQILYRTDEVGWPKSLTAQGRLTRLNSEITVRAIQGRLTAANATELVCSAHIVLDGSDNFATRYLVNDACVLQRKPLIYGGVVRLDGQVLAILPKQSACFRCVFPEPPQGGDIPNCQEAGVLGSCAGVIGTVMAHEALKLLLGFGEALTDRLLVFDGRTSRFRETPVRRNPQCAVCGDHPTITDIRQQTSPARAEPGRADTRPCQINNEEGQCRASK
- a CDS encoding NIL domain-containing protein; the protein is MPRKQVTLIFPQHLIKEPVIYMMAKEFDVVPNIRRAKVTESVGEVTLELEGGEEGLKKAVAFLEKKGVKVEPVVGDVVSS
- a CDS encoding sodium:calcium antiporter, whose translation is MPHRHASLALWRDYALLAAALLLTGQWIVVHGLLRLPFGPVLETLLPGLAIFGSAVLLSWAAELAQLEISQALALAFLALVAVLPEYAVDMFLAWKAAHHPEYTAFAAANMTGSNRLLIGMGWPAVLLAFWARTKRREIRVAPSQRLEIATLFVATCYAFLIPLKRTLSLWDTLILISLFIVYLRAASRGHMEEPGLAGPPERIALLPRGWRRIATLLLFLFPAAAIVLSAEPFANGLLQNARRLGIEEFILIQWLAPLASESPEFIVAIIFALRRNPTAGLGTLVSSKVNQWTLLVGMLPLVYAVSGRFWHPMALDARQCEEIFLTAAQSLLALVVLANMSFGLWEALLLFALFALQFAFPTPEVRAWLAVGYVVIALGYLATPRFRRSVVELFRFGWR